A genomic segment from Planctomycetota bacterium encodes:
- the murB gene encoding UDP-N-acetylmuramate dehydrogenase has product MIAIAESGTSSRICSISGNRAAGRYDMGMGTDAPANACALLDELGATYERDTPLGPLTWYGVGGVARTLAHPANTEQLAALVERCAAASIPVHVLGKGANLLVPEGVVEGIVIVLDAPPFRTFAIDATRIIAGGGADLERIITASVRAGLAGLEGLAGIPASVGGAVRMNAGGAYGEIGPYVESVTAIEPDGRIVTLDRAQLQFTYRHSNIGERFIAAATFALSPTDDQPALREKLKSVMAYKKNSQPMAASSAGCAFKNPKKVSPKGAGQLIDEAGLKGLRVGGAEVSNVHANFIVLHPGGAASDVLSVMDEVQKRVAAHHGIALEREVVVWPTNEGAA; this is encoded by the coding sequence ATGATCGCGATTGCCGAAAGTGGGACATCTTCGCGGATTTGTTCGATTTCCGGCAATCGAGCGGCGGGGCGATATGATATGGGCATGGGAACGGATGCCCCCGCCAATGCCTGTGCGCTGCTGGATGAACTGGGCGCGACGTATGAGCGCGACACGCCGCTGGGGCCGCTGACATGGTACGGCGTCGGCGGGGTCGCCCGGACGCTGGCCCACCCGGCGAACACCGAACAACTGGCTGCCCTCGTCGAACGCTGCGCCGCAGCTTCGATCCCGGTGCATGTGCTGGGCAAGGGGGCGAACCTGCTCGTGCCCGAAGGCGTCGTCGAGGGCATCGTCATCGTGCTCGACGCCCCGCCCTTCCGCACGTTCGCCATCGACGCGACGCGCATCATCGCCGGCGGCGGGGCGGACCTGGAACGCATCATCACCGCCAGCGTCCGCGCGGGCCTCGCCGGTCTCGAAGGACTGGCGGGCATCCCGGCGAGCGTCGGCGGAGCGGTCCGCATGAACGCCGGGGGCGCGTACGGCGAAATCGGCCCGTATGTCGAATCCGTCACGGCCATCGAACCCGACGGCCGCATCGTCACGCTCGACCGCGCGCAGCTTCAATTCACCTACCGGCACTCGAATATCGGTGAGCGATTCATCGCGGCGGCGACGTTCGCGCTGAGCCCGACCGATGATCAACCCGCCCTGCGCGAGAAGCTCAAAAGCGTCATGGCGTACAAAAAGAACTCGCAGCCGATGGCGGCCTCGTCGGCGGGCTGCGCGTTCAAAAACCCGAAGAAAGTCAGCCCCAAAGGCGCCGGTCAACTCATCGACGAAGCTGGGCTCAAGGGCCTGCGCGTCGGCGGGGCGGAGGTGTCGAACGTACACGCCAACTTCATCGTGCTGCATCCGGGCGGGGCGGCTTCGGATGTGCTGTCGGTGATGGACGAGGTTCAGAAGCGCGTGGCGGCGCATCACGGGATCGCATTGGAGCGGGAGGTGGTGGTCTGGCCGACGAATGAGGGGGCGGCGTAG